A window from Candidatus Manganitrophaceae bacterium encodes these proteins:
- a CDS encoding methyltransferase domain-containing protein, with the protein MISVHFEEKSRFFAPVYQEHSSHGLNVLIDPEEPHWIATDARGADLMRSLDGRNFTEIVARYCREERVDWTKGWLHCRTFLQDALRSGFISTQPFHRAPYPGRGEVLKLDHLSDLWLHVTNACNLSCAHCLVDSSPSGLPGEGTEFWYKTIDQGRALGVTRFYITGGEPFLRDDIFDLIDRILPPETKTELIILTNAMLFRGEKLKRLAGYDPLRLKLQISLDGPTAGINDPIRGKGTFDAAVRGIKEAIGLGFSPTLTTVVNRSNISALTEMVHLASSLGIKNIHLLLSHHRGRGLDSEALSSPTAASLLEAFIKVRRATEQAGMTFDNLDSLKDRLMGRAGVKSDLSNTAYESLCVYADGQVYPSAALAGIPSLKMGNPVEDSLENIWRTSPVALEIRKGTVQRKAKCKDCYLKYLCGGGDLEHSFLYSKQVMGEDPFSDFNEKWILEVLSTLAEEGSRQKTPSGYDRPILFAVMGEGAIRDDAPPGSSSRDGFEVALSRSACVLSVDLDYSRRVVSDFYGDAAESPQPELCCPEGYPTEDCDHIPKEVLEISYGCGSPIGLAGIQTGEVMVDLGSGGGIDCFIAAKKVGPEGQVVGIDMTDRMLKKAHEAKEKVVANLGYENIEFKKGYLEEIPLPDQFADLITSNCVINLSPDKKRVFIEIWRVLKDFGRIVISDTISEKPVPEGMKANPRLWGECVSGALTEEEYLANLERAGFYGLSIIKKDLWKEVEGYRFYSVVIRGYKFEKKAGCTHIGQKAVYLGPMQAVIDEEGHLFPRDQEVEVCTDTAAKLQQAPYKSSFVVTQGEAFVVRESSPDASDISVSDTSNDEACCEPGGCC; encoded by the coding sequence TTGATCCGGAGGAACCCCATTGGATTGCGACGGACGCTCGTGGCGCAGATCTGATGAGGTCCCTTGATGGGAGAAACTTTACCGAGATCGTTGCCCGGTATTGCCGGGAAGAAAGAGTGGATTGGACGAAGGGCTGGCTGCATTGCCGGACATTTCTGCAGGATGCCCTTCGGAGCGGTTTTATTTCCACGCAGCCCTTCCACCGTGCCCCCTACCCCGGAAGGGGAGAAGTACTGAAGCTTGACCATCTTTCAGACCTCTGGCTCCATGTGACCAACGCCTGCAACCTCTCCTGTGCTCATTGCCTGGTCGATTCTTCTCCAAGCGGCCTTCCAGGGGAGGGGACGGAATTCTGGTACAAAACAATTGATCAGGGGCGAGCGCTGGGCGTGACCCGATTCTACATCACCGGAGGGGAGCCTTTTCTTCGCGACGATATCTTTGACCTGATTGACCGAATTCTGCCTCCCGAGACAAAAACGGAGTTGATTATCCTGACGAATGCCATGCTCTTTCGCGGTGAGAAGTTAAAGCGCCTGGCTGGCTATGATCCCCTTCGCTTGAAACTACAGATCAGTCTGGATGGTCCCACCGCGGGAATCAATGATCCGATTCGGGGGAAAGGGACCTTTGATGCCGCCGTTCGCGGTATTAAGGAGGCGATCGGCCTGGGGTTTTCTCCTACCCTGACGACGGTTGTCAACCGATCCAATATCTCTGCTTTAACAGAGATGGTCCACCTTGCCTCCTCACTCGGGATTAAAAATATCCATCTTTTGCTGAGCCATCATCGCGGGAGAGGCCTTGATTCGGAGGCACTCTCCTCTCCCACTGCTGCGTCATTGCTGGAGGCATTCATCAAGGTCAGACGGGCGACAGAACAAGCCGGGATGACCTTTGACAACCTCGATTCTCTCAAAGACCGGCTAATGGGACGGGCCGGCGTAAAATCCGATCTTTCAAATACCGCCTACGAGTCACTTTGTGTTTATGCCGACGGTCAAGTCTATCCCTCGGCGGCCCTGGCAGGAATCCCTTCATTGAAGATGGGAAACCCCGTGGAAGATTCACTTGAAAATATCTGGAGGACATCCCCAGTCGCACTTGAAATCCGAAAGGGCACGGTACAGAGAAAGGCCAAATGCAAGGACTGCTATCTCAAGTATCTCTGCGGCGGTGGGGACCTGGAGCACTCCTTTCTTTATAGCAAACAAGTGATGGGAGAAGATCCCTTTTCGGATTTTAATGAAAAATGGATACTGGAGGTCCTCTCTACCCTTGCCGAAGAAGGGTCGCGCCAGAAAACACCCTCCGGCTATGACCGGCCGATCCTCTTTGCGGTAATGGGAGAAGGCGCCATTCGGGACGATGCCCCCCCCGGTTCTTCCTCCCGCGACGGCTTTGAAGTGGCGCTTTCCCGATCGGCCTGTGTTTTATCCGTCGATCTCGACTATTCAAGGCGTGTGGTCAGTGATTTCTACGGGGATGCCGCCGAATCCCCCCAGCCCGAACTCTGCTGCCCCGAGGGATACCCAACGGAGGACTGTGACCATATTCCGAAAGAGGTTCTGGAAATTTCCTATGGCTGCGGAAGCCCGATCGGTCTTGCAGGGATACAGACTGGAGAGGTGATGGTTGATCTTGGATCAGGCGGTGGAATCGACTGTTTTATCGCCGCAAAAAAGGTGGGACCCGAGGGTCAGGTGGTCGGAATTGACATGACCGATCGGATGCTGAAAAAAGCGCATGAGGCAAAAGAAAAGGTGGTCGCAAATCTTGGGTATGAGAATATCGAATTTAAAAAGGGCTACCTTGAAGAGATCCCTCTGCCCGATCAGTTTGCCGATCTGATCACCTCCAACTGCGTGATCAACCTTTCTCCCGATAAAAAACGGGTCTTCATTGAGATCTGGCGGGTATTAAAAGACTTCGGGCGCATTGTCATTTCCGATACCATCTCGGAAAAACCGGTCCCAGAGGGAATGAAGGCCAATCCCCGATTGTGGGGGGAGTGTGTTTCCGGGGCGCTGACCGAAGAGGAATACCTGGCCAATCTGGAGCGGGCCGGTTTTTATGGACTTTCGATTATCAAGAAAGATCTCTGGAAGGAGGTCGAGGGATACCGCTTTTATTCCGTAGTCATTCGGGGTTACAAATTCGAGAAAAAGGCGGGGTGTACCCATATCGGCCAGAAGGCGGTATATCTGGGACCGATGCAGGCCGTCATCGATGAAGAGGGGCACCTCTTTCCAAGAGACCAGGAGGTCGAGGTCTGCACAGATACGGCGGCCAAACTTCAGCAGGCCCCTTATAAATCTTCCTTTGTCGTCACTCAGGGAGAGGCCTTTGTGGTGAGGGAGTCCTCGCCTGACGCGTCCGATATATCTGTATCTGATACATCAAACGATGAAGCGTGCTGTGAACCGGGAGGCTGTTGCTAG